A section of the Marinoscillum sp. 108 genome encodes:
- a CDS encoding DUF4296 domain-containing protein, with product MKKSFFVILIVLLGSCSKKQTEIPADVLSHDQMVRVLIEVHLLEAKVKKLYIKGDSSQKVYNHFEKMLFEEQEITREQYRRSMEFYVEEIENYKAIYDEVVDSLLARQKAKDIR from the coding sequence GTGAAAAAATCTTTTTTTGTCATATTGATCGTGCTGCTTGGAAGCTGTTCGAAGAAACAAACGGAAATTCCGGCAGATGTGTTGAGTCATGATCAAATGGTCAGGGTATTGATAGAGGTGCACCTGCTGGAAGCCAAAGTAAAGAAGCTCTACATCAAAGGAGATAGCAGCCAGAAAGTTTACAATCATTTCGAAAAGATGCTTTTTGAAGAGCAGGAAATTACCCGTGAGCAATACAGAAGAAGCATGGAGTTTTATGTGGAGGAAATAGAGAACTACAAGGCGATCTATGATGAGGTGGTGGATAGCCTGTTGGCTCGCCAAAAAGCAAAGGACATTCGATAA
- a CDS encoding LysE family translocator yields MPSYFTGLLFGLIFIFSFGPGFFALLQTSVQKGFKKAIFLALGISLSDVLYVALAIMGLASLLEKPTARMWMAIVGTVVLIAYGLYSWFKKPKIYQEKQEADTELSYLKYMLKGFVLNGFNPFIVIFWLGIIGLVAVNYDYSSGEQIYFFVGVLTTILVSDITKAFIAYRLRAMVTPKKILILNRSVGVILILFGIQMIYFLFNNFLID; encoded by the coding sequence ATGCCTTCATATTTTACAGGATTATTATTTGGATTGATTTTTATTTTTTCCTTTGGCCCTGGTTTTTTTGCACTCCTGCAAACCAGTGTTCAAAAGGGCTTTAAAAAGGCGATTTTTCTAGCCCTGGGTATTTCTCTGAGTGATGTGCTCTATGTGGCCCTGGCCATTATGGGGCTTGCTTCCTTGCTGGAAAAGCCCACTGCGCGAATGTGGATGGCCATAGTAGGCACGGTGGTGCTTATTGCTTATGGGTTATACTCATGGTTTAAAAAGCCTAAAATCTACCAGGAAAAACAGGAGGCGGATACTGAGCTTTCCTATCTCAAATACATGTTGAAGGGCTTTGTGCTCAACGGGTTTAATCCTTTCATAGTGATATTCTGGCTGGGAATTATTGGTCTGGTGGCGGTCAACTACGATTACAGCAGCGGTGAGCAAATTTATTTCTTCGTAGGCGTGCTCACCACCATTCTGGTCTCTGATATCACCAAAGCGTTCATTGCCTACAGGCTCCGAGCGATGGTTACCCCCAAGAAAATTTTGATTCTAAACAGGTCAGTTGGGGTGATCCTGATTCTTTTTGGTATTCAAATGATTTACTTCCTGTTTAATAATTTCCTCATTGACTAG
- a CDS encoding pentapeptide repeat-containing protein yields the protein MEDYFEEQAFNGVNFTEQRLKKGEYNRCQFTNCLFSGVDLSYLVFSECVFENCDLSNARLNSTSWKEVQFNECKLLGLIFSDSNPFLMAMNFRGCQLNFSSFYQLNLKGSQFQQCSLHEVDFTETNLTGASFHQSDLSGAIFEQTILEKADFRAAQNYSIDPALNKLKKARFSMPDVVGLLYKLDIQIT from the coding sequence ATGGAAGATTACTTTGAAGAACAGGCCTTTAATGGCGTGAATTTCACTGAGCAGCGTCTGAAAAAAGGAGAATATAACCGTTGCCAATTTACCAACTGTTTATTCTCCGGGGTGGACCTCTCCTACCTGGTCTTCTCCGAATGTGTGTTTGAAAACTGTGACCTCAGCAATGCCCGGCTGAACAGCACCTCTTGGAAAGAGGTACAATTCAATGAGTGCAAACTATTGGGCCTTATTTTTAGTGACAGCAATCCCTTCCTCATGGCCATGAACTTTCGTGGCTGTCAGCTGAACTTCTCCTCTTTCTATCAGCTCAATCTTAAGGGAAGCCAATTCCAGCAGTGCAGTCTGCATGAAGTAGATTTTACAGAGACCAACCTGACCGGGGCCAGCTTTCACCAAAGTGATTTGTCAGGCGCTATATTTGAACAGACCATCCTGGAAAAAGCAGACTTCAGAGCAGCTCAGAACTACTCTATAGACCCGGCCCTGAATAAACTCAAAAAGGCCAGGTTTTCTATGCCCGATGTGGTGGGCCTGCTCTATAAGCTGGACATTCAGATTACTTAG
- a CDS encoding DUF423 domain-containing protein: protein MDKKHLLTGSILAVTAVGLGAFGAHALAETLETFGRKDTYDTAVRYHMFHALAILFVSILYKNGPHQLLTWTIRFFLSGTLIFSGSLYVLCITNITVLGAITPIGGILFIAGWVTLIIYALRHH from the coding sequence ATGGATAAGAAACACTTGTTAACCGGGAGTATACTGGCTGTAACTGCTGTGGGTTTAGGAGCTTTCGGAGCACACGCTTTGGCTGAAACGCTGGAGACTTTCGGGAGAAAGGACACCTACGACACAGCTGTGCGGTACCACATGTTTCATGCTCTGGCCATTCTTTTTGTAAGCATCTTATATAAAAATGGTCCACATCAATTGCTGACATGGACCATTCGTTTCTTTTTGAGTGGCACCCTGATCTTTTCGGGTAGCCTCTATGTGCTTTGTATAACCAACATTACCGTTCTGGGAGCCATCACGCCTATTGGAGGTATCCTCTTCATTGCCGGTTGGGTTACGCTTATTATCTATGCTCTACGCCATCACTGA
- the asnB gene encoding asparagine synthase B, which produces MCGIVCAFELKQKAEVLRPRLLEMSKKLRHRGPDWSGIYSSENAILAHERLAIVDPASGKQPLFSDHQKIVLAANGEIYNHRELRKQFEGKYHFSTASDCEVILALYKEKGASFLDELNGIFGFALYDSESDAYLVARDHMGIIPLYMGWDEDGTFYVASELKALEGVCTKIELFPPGHYLHSKEGKLVKWYERDWTAYENVKDSETSIEDLHDALEAAVKRQLMSDVPYGVLLSGGLDSSVTSALAKKFSQNRIETDGKTGAWWPQLHSFAVGLEGSPDLAAARNAAEHIGTVHHEILFTIQEGLDAIRDVIYHLETYDVTTVRASTPMYLMARVIKSMGIKMVLSGEGSDELFGGYLYFHKAPNAKEFHEETVRKLSKLHQYDCLRANKSLAAWGIEGRVPFLDKEFIDVAMRLNPQDKMITPEKMEKWVVRKAFENYLPDSIAWRQKEQFSDGVGYSWIDTLKQVVSEKVSDDQLANAKYKFPVQTPRNKEEFYYRTIFSEHFPSDTAALCVPSVPSVACSTPEALAWDESFKNMNDPSGRAVGVHTDKYK; this is translated from the coding sequence ATGTGCGGAATTGTATGTGCTTTTGAGTTAAAGCAAAAGGCCGAAGTACTCAGACCAAGATTATTGGAGATGTCCAAAAAACTGAGGCACCGAGGCCCGGACTGGAGTGGTATATACAGTAGTGAAAATGCCATACTGGCCCATGAGCGCCTGGCCATCGTTGATCCGGCTTCCGGCAAGCAGCCCCTCTTCAGTGACCATCAGAAAATCGTATTGGCTGCCAATGGAGAGATCTATAACCACAGGGAACTCCGCAAACAATTTGAAGGAAAATACCATTTCAGCACGGCATCAGATTGCGAAGTGATCCTGGCTCTTTACAAAGAAAAAGGAGCAAGCTTTTTAGACGAACTCAACGGAATATTTGGATTTGCTCTTTACGATTCTGAAAGCGATGCTTACCTCGTTGCCAGGGATCATATGGGCATCATCCCCCTTTACATGGGATGGGATGAGGATGGTACTTTTTATGTTGCTTCCGAACTCAAAGCCCTCGAAGGAGTGTGCACCAAAATAGAGCTTTTTCCTCCGGGACATTACCTGCATAGTAAAGAAGGCAAGCTCGTAAAATGGTATGAGCGTGACTGGACTGCTTACGAAAATGTGAAGGACAGTGAAACAAGCATAGAGGATCTTCACGACGCTCTGGAGGCGGCTGTAAAGCGTCAGTTGATGTCTGACGTACCGTATGGCGTGCTATTGTCGGGTGGGCTCGACTCATCCGTCACCTCGGCCCTCGCTAAGAAATTTTCTCAAAACAGAATAGAAACTGATGGCAAGACTGGTGCCTGGTGGCCTCAGCTTCACTCATTTGCCGTAGGACTGGAGGGCTCTCCGGATTTGGCAGCCGCCAGAAATGCCGCTGAGCACATAGGCACCGTCCATCATGAAATTCTCTTCACCATACAGGAGGGACTGGATGCTATTCGCGATGTAATCTACCACCTGGAGACCTACGATGTGACTACCGTGCGTGCCTCTACCCCTATGTATCTGATGGCAAGAGTGATCAAGTCCATGGGGATCAAAATGGTACTCTCCGGTGAAGGTTCTGATGAGCTCTTTGGTGGGTATCTCTATTTCCACAAAGCGCCCAATGCCAAGGAGTTTCATGAAGAAACTGTGCGCAAGCTGAGCAAACTACACCAGTATGACTGTCTGCGAGCCAATAAATCCCTGGCCGCCTGGGGCATCGAAGGCCGTGTGCCCTTTCTGGATAAGGAATTCATCGATGTGGCCATGCGCCTGAATCCTCAGGATAAAATGATCACTCCGGAAAAAATGGAGAAGTGGGTAGTGCGAAAGGCTTTCGAAAACTACCTCCCTGACAGCATTGCCTGGAGACAGAAAGAACAGTTTTCTGATGGTGTGGGCTATAGCTGGATAGACACCCTCAAGCAGGTGGTCAGTGAAAAAGTATCCGACGATCAGCTGGCCAATGCCAAATATAAATTCCCAGTACAAACGCCCAGAAACAAAGAGGAATTTTATTATAGAACCATCTTCTCTGAGCATTTCCCATCGGACACTGCGGCACTGTGTGTACCATCTGTACCATCCGTAGCCTGTAGCACTCCGGAGGCACTGGCCTGGGACGAATCCTTCAAAAACATGAATGACCCCTCTGGAAGAGCAGTGGGTGTACACACAGATAAGTACAAATAA
- a CDS encoding YggS family pyridoxal phosphate-dependent enzyme, with translation MGDIAVNINKIKTELAGTSARLIAVSKTKPMSAVQEAYDSDQRDFGENKVQEMTEKYEALPKDIRWHMIGHLQRNKVKYIAPYVHLIHAVDSVRLLREIDKEAAKNDRIISCLLQIHIAEETTKFGFDKNDLQYFLENGELEALTHIKVCGLMGMATLTQDTTQISKEFEGLKMLFDEFSSKFHFRNFELTELSMGMSGDYRHALEHGSTMIRVGSSIFGERNYG, from the coding sequence ATGGGCGACATAGCAGTAAATATTAACAAAATAAAAACAGAGCTCGCCGGCACCAGTGCCCGACTGATTGCCGTTAGTAAGACCAAACCCATGTCTGCCGTGCAGGAAGCGTACGACAGTGACCAGCGGGATTTTGGTGAAAACAAAGTACAGGAGATGACTGAGAAGTACGAGGCTCTCCCAAAGGACATCCGGTGGCACATGATTGGTCATCTGCAGCGGAATAAAGTGAAATATATCGCTCCTTATGTGCACCTCATCCATGCGGTGGATAGCGTGAGATTGCTGAGGGAAATAGACAAAGAAGCCGCCAAAAACGACCGAATCATCTCATGTCTCCTTCAAATTCACATTGCAGAGGAAACCACCAAGTTCGGGTTCGACAAAAATGACCTGCAGTATTTTCTGGAAAATGGTGAACTCGAAGCCCTTACCCACATCAAAGTATGCGGACTTATGGGAATGGCCACCCTCACCCAGGATACTACTCAGATCTCTAAGGAATTTGAAGGACTTAAGATGCTATTCGATGAGTTCTCTTCAAAATTCCATTTCCGCAATTTCGAGCTTACTGAACTCTCAATGGGTATGAGTGGCGACTATCGGCACGCGCTGGAGCATGGCAGCACCATGATCAGAGTGGGGAGTTCTATCTTTGGAGAAAGAAATTATGGATAA
- a CDS encoding endonuclease MutS2 → MLIYPKDIQEKLGIDQLMELIRQRCKSDFAVEFLEKARPSSRIEEITKWLDQTDEMLRVISSGDNLPSRDFQDLRVFLKKIKVKGTFLQAEDFAQLKSLLALLYDWTQYLKKHQEVYPELCSLTYGFIADQNLIKAIELIVDEKGVVRDNASPELASIRALLIQKERAVRTAINKVLRKAIQDKLTDEDSSVTIREGRLVIPVKAEHKRRIQGFIHDESATGQTVYMEPTEALQLNNEVRELQYQEKREIARILTRLTDLVRESVEDLDKGAFFIGLLDFIHAKAVFSKTIDAVKPGVTKNPMVKWYGARHPLLWLSHTASGKPTIPLSLELSRQENRILVISGPNAGGKSVALKTVGLLQYMFQCGFLVPASEASTFGVFRSVFLDIGDTQSLENDLSTYSSHLTAMRYFDEMADRNSLFLIDEFGTGTEPQFGGAIAESILGQLNARKAFGVVTTHYQNLKKFAENHPGVVNGAMKYDVGALEPLFELEVGKPGSSFAFEIAKKIGLPTQIIENAKGFVGTSQVDYELLLNSLESERNKFQKLTKKLEKEEKEVISIKTDYEALKEMLQDEQKRLIKEAKARANQIVEEANQRIENTIRGIRESSADKEKTRRLRSDLEHYKKTQEESIKKEEKRKKAEEIKVGQHVTIEGQDTSGEVMNVKGKQAQVRFGNIISFIELSRLRKASAQAARQESRARKIGGINMIEKMSQFNGEIDVRGVRADEALQKVDEYIDQALLLGTDQVRIIHGKGHGILRDVIRNYLKSHQSIEKAVDEHIEFGGSGITLVTFR, encoded by the coding sequence ATGCTGATTTATCCAAAAGACATACAGGAGAAGCTGGGGATTGACCAGCTCATGGAGCTTATCCGCCAGCGGTGTAAGTCCGACTTTGCCGTGGAATTTCTGGAAAAGGCCCGGCCATCTTCCAGAATAGAAGAAATCACAAAGTGGCTGGACCAAACTGATGAAATGCTGCGTGTGATCTCCTCAGGTGATAATTTGCCTTCCAGAGATTTTCAGGATCTACGGGTATTTCTAAAGAAGATCAAAGTGAAAGGCACCTTTCTGCAGGCAGAGGATTTTGCGCAGCTGAAATCGCTGCTAGCCCTGCTTTATGATTGGACTCAGTACCTCAAAAAGCATCAGGAGGTATATCCAGAGTTATGCAGTCTGACCTATGGATTCATCGCAGATCAGAACCTGATCAAGGCCATAGAACTCATTGTGGATGAGAAGGGAGTAGTTCGTGATAACGCCAGTCCCGAGCTGGCCTCTATCCGTGCTTTGCTCATTCAGAAAGAGCGTGCTGTTCGTACAGCCATCAATAAAGTACTCAGAAAGGCCATTCAAGACAAACTCACTGATGAGGATAGTTCGGTGACCATCAGAGAAGGTCGTCTGGTGATTCCGGTAAAGGCAGAGCACAAGCGGCGGATTCAGGGATTTATCCATGATGAATCTGCCACCGGGCAAACGGTCTATATGGAACCTACGGAGGCCCTGCAGTTGAACAATGAAGTGCGGGAGTTGCAGTACCAGGAGAAACGTGAAATTGCCCGGATTTTAACGAGGCTTACTGACCTTGTGCGGGAGTCTGTAGAAGACTTGGACAAGGGAGCATTTTTTATTGGCTTATTGGATTTCATTCATGCCAAGGCTGTATTCTCCAAAACCATAGATGCGGTAAAGCCAGGAGTGACTAAAAATCCCATGGTCAAGTGGTATGGAGCCAGGCATCCCTTACTGTGGCTGTCACATACAGCCTCGGGCAAGCCCACCATTCCATTGTCGTTGGAACTCAGCAGGCAGGAAAACAGAATTCTGGTTATTTCCGGACCCAATGCAGGCGGTAAATCCGTGGCCCTCAAAACTGTCGGTTTATTGCAATATATGTTTCAGTGTGGCTTCCTGGTGCCCGCCAGTGAAGCATCCACATTTGGGGTTTTCCGAAGCGTCTTTTTGGACATTGGGGACACCCAGTCATTGGAGAACGACCTGAGTACCTACAGCTCACACCTTACAGCCATGCGTTATTTTGATGAGATGGCCGATCGAAACAGTCTTTTTCTCATCGATGAGTTTGGTACGGGGACTGAGCCGCAGTTTGGTGGAGCCATTGCAGAGTCCATTTTGGGTCAATTGAACGCGAGAAAAGCTTTTGGAGTGGTCACTACCCACTATCAAAACCTTAAGAAATTTGCCGAAAATCACCCCGGTGTGGTGAATGGTGCCATGAAGTATGATGTGGGGGCGCTCGAACCTTTGTTCGAACTGGAAGTGGGTAAGCCGGGAAGTTCTTTTGCTTTCGAAATCGCAAAGAAAATAGGATTGCCGACTCAGATCATTGAGAATGCCAAGGGATTTGTAGGTACCAGTCAGGTGGATTACGAGCTTTTGCTCAATAGTCTCGAGTCTGAACGGAATAAATTCCAGAAGCTCACTAAAAAGCTGGAAAAAGAAGAAAAGGAGGTAATCAGCATCAAAACCGACTATGAGGCCCTGAAGGAAATGCTTCAGGATGAGCAGAAGCGACTAATCAAAGAAGCAAAAGCCCGAGCGAACCAAATAGTAGAGGAGGCCAATCAGCGGATTGAAAACACCATACGTGGGATCAGGGAAAGTAGCGCGGATAAAGAAAAGACCCGCCGGTTGCGTTCAGATTTGGAGCACTATAAGAAGACTCAGGAGGAGAGCATTAAGAAAGAGGAGAAGCGAAAAAAGGCGGAAGAAATAAAGGTGGGCCAGCATGTGACCATAGAGGGGCAGGATACTTCAGGTGAAGTGATGAATGTGAAAGGTAAGCAGGCTCAGGTGCGCTTTGGGAATATCATTTCCTTCATAGAATTAAGCAGGCTCCGCAAGGCTAGTGCTCAGGCCGCCAGGCAGGAGTCGAGAGCGCGCAAAATCGGAGGCATTAATATGATCGAGAAGATGTCTCAGTTCAATGGAGAAATAGATGTGCGGGGAGTGCGGGCTGATGAGGCATTACAAAAAGTGGATGAATACATCGATCAGGCGCTGCTTCTGGGTACTGATCAGGTGCGGATCATTCATGGTAAGGGCCACGGTATCCTGAGGGATGTGATCAGAAATTATCTAAAGAGCCACCAGAGCATAGAAAAGGCAGTGGATGAGCACATCGAGTTTGGAGGAAGTGGCATTACTCTGGTGACTTTTCGCTGA
- a CDS encoding DUF58 domain-containing protein, with amino-acid sequence MKDILKKLRKYEIRVRKAINSQMQGDFHSIFKGSGLEFDDVRAYQYGDDVRTIDWNVTAKGHGTFVKTFIEEKEQTVLFMLDVSASGEIGKANHQKIDLGKEITALLTMSAVKESSSVGLLSFSDQKETYIKPGKGMKHSYEILSSIFSLKPISRKTNLDQAIRLALGMLKRRAVIFLISDFIDEDYLHSLKGMARKHDLVVIQLFDKRESNMPSLGIVPLLDKESGKTIWINTSSGKFRNVLDKTYRKNTAALEDFCRRNDVNYLSVETEEDYVPKLVKLFRHRNKMNSQRAR; translated from the coding sequence ATGAAGGACATCCTCAAAAAGCTGAGAAAATATGAGATCAGAGTGCGCAAAGCCATCAATTCTCAGATGCAAGGTGACTTTCACAGCATCTTTAAGGGGTCGGGTCTCGAGTTTGATGACGTCCGGGCCTACCAGTATGGCGATGATGTGCGCACGATTGACTGGAACGTAACCGCCAAAGGACACGGAACGTTCGTAAAGACTTTTATAGAAGAAAAAGAGCAAACGGTGCTCTTTATGCTGGACGTATCAGCATCCGGTGAAATCGGCAAAGCCAACCACCAGAAAATTGACCTGGGTAAAGAAATCACTGCCTTGCTGACCATGTCGGCGGTGAAAGAGAGCAGTTCAGTTGGATTACTGTCGTTTAGCGACCAGAAAGAGACCTATATCAAGCCCGGTAAGGGCATGAAGCATTCCTACGAGATTCTCTCGAGTATCTTTTCGCTGAAACCCATTTCCAGAAAAACCAACCTGGATCAGGCCATTCGGCTGGCTCTGGGCATGCTGAAACGCCGCGCAGTGATTTTTCTCATCTCAGATTTTATCGATGAAGATTATCTCCACAGCCTGAAGGGCATGGCCAGAAAACACGATCTGGTGGTGATCCAGCTGTTTGACAAGCGGGAATCCAATATGCCAAGCCTGGGAATAGTACCACTTCTGGACAAGGAATCCGGGAAAACCATTTGGATTAATACCTCTTCGGGGAAATTCAGAAACGTACTAGACAAAACCTATCGGAAAAATACTGCTGCATTGGAGGACTTCTGCCGTCGAAACGACGTGAATTATCTCTCGGTAGAAACTGAAGAAGATTACGTGCCCAAGCTGGTCAAATTATTCAGACACAGGAACAAAATGAATTCGCAACGTGCAAGGTAG
- a CDS encoding GH3 auxin-responsive promoter family protein, whose product MAILGTLLKKGIMLGESMEQQYTSAFDLQKGELRKLMIHAQHTEFGRHYGFANILKTFKTGSRDQFYAEFISKVPVFDYDKIHNEWWHLAKAGKRDVCYPGKVKYFALSSGTSGASSKYIPITKEMIKSIRKTSMRQILTLSKYDLPTDLFTKGILMLGGSTNLRKSGTYFEGDLSGITAAQIPFWFQHFYKPGKKIAKTSDWGDKLDEITRRAKDWDIGIIVGVPAWLQILMEKIVKHYGVATIHDIWPNLKIFVHGGVSFEPYKKGFEKLLKHPLIYMETYLASEGFIAFQAQSVQRSMKLVLNNGIFYEFVPFTPKNFTEDGVMRENPETLHIDQVKTGVEYALLISTNAGAWRYLIGDVIKFASVEDSEIYITGRTKHFLSLCGEHLSVDNMNKAVELVSAEFNIDIREFTVLGESVGGRFAHRWYLGTDDTVDEESLQKRLDLKLMELNDDYKVERGHALREVTARVLPTALFYEWMKEQGKEGGQNKFPRVLKNEKSQQWKEFVAARNIMNPS is encoded by the coding sequence ATGGCAATATTAGGCACACTTTTGAAGAAAGGAATCATGCTGGGGGAGAGCATGGAGCAGCAATATACGTCTGCCTTTGATCTGCAAAAAGGGGAACTCCGAAAGTTGATGATCCATGCACAGCATACTGAGTTTGGCAGGCACTATGGGTTTGCGAATATCCTCAAAACTTTCAAAACAGGCTCCAGAGACCAGTTCTATGCTGAGTTCATCAGCAAAGTCCCGGTGTTTGACTATGATAAAATCCACAATGAATGGTGGCATTTGGCCAAAGCGGGCAAGAGGGATGTTTGTTATCCAGGCAAGGTGAAGTACTTTGCACTGAGCAGTGGCACGTCAGGCGCTTCCTCCAAGTATATTCCGATCACCAAAGAGATGATCAAGTCGATCAGAAAGACCAGTATGAGGCAAATACTTACACTCTCAAAGTACGACTTGCCTACTGACCTGTTTACCAAAGGAATTCTGATGCTTGGCGGGAGTACAAACCTCAGGAAGAGTGGTACCTATTTCGAAGGAGACCTGAGTGGGATCACTGCCGCACAAATACCATTTTGGTTTCAGCACTTTTACAAGCCAGGGAAGAAAATAGCTAAAACGTCGGACTGGGGAGATAAGCTGGACGAAATCACGCGACGAGCGAAGGATTGGGATATTGGGATTATCGTAGGGGTGCCAGCATGGCTTCAGATTTTGATGGAAAAAATAGTCAAACACTATGGCGTAGCCACGATCCATGATATCTGGCCAAATTTGAAAATCTTCGTGCATGGTGGAGTGTCCTTTGAACCCTACAAAAAAGGCTTTGAAAAACTTCTGAAACATCCATTGATCTATATGGAAACCTATCTTGCCAGTGAGGGATTTATTGCTTTTCAGGCCCAATCAGTGCAACGGTCCATGAAACTGGTATTGAATAATGGAATCTTCTACGAGTTTGTCCCCTTTACCCCTAAAAACTTTACAGAAGATGGTGTAATGAGAGAAAATCCTGAAACGCTTCATATAGATCAGGTAAAGACGGGGGTGGAGTATGCATTGCTGATCAGCACAAATGCCGGAGCCTGGAGGTACCTTATCGGAGATGTGATTAAGTTTGCGTCTGTAGAGGACTCGGAAATATACATTACTGGTCGGACCAAACACTTCCTGAGTTTGTGTGGTGAGCACCTTTCGGTTGATAACATGAATAAAGCCGTGGAGTTGGTAAGTGCGGAATTCAATATCGACATCCGTGAGTTTACGGTGCTGGGAGAATCAGTTGGAGGTAGGTTTGCTCACAGATGGTATCTGGGCACTGATGATACAGTGGATGAGGAGTCATTGCAGAAGCGCCTGGACCTGAAACTGATGGAGCTTAACGACGACTATAAAGTAGAGCGTGGGCATGCCCTGAGGGAGGTGACTGCAAGAGTACTCCCGACAGCATTGTTTTACGAATGGATGAAGGAGCAGGGGAAAGAGGGAGGCCAGAATAAATTTCCAAGAGTACTAAAAAATGAAAAGTCGCAGCAGTGGAAAGAATTCGTTGCAGCCAGAAATATCATGAACCCTAGCTGA
- a CDS encoding VWA domain-containing protein — MESTNSWFSVNWFTWSKLQSFDWEQPLWFYLLLGILLLLLIRAVVMTQFRQRLPIALTKKDIKSDPVSYFRIIPPILFFITISLLVTALARPQSTNEQVEQWSEGIDIMMTIDISESMQIEDFRPNRLEAAKEVARNFVAGRFQDRIGLVVFSGDAFSRSPLTSDYDLLNSYIDDISFDLIENRGTAIGSALAVATNRLRESDSKSKVLILLSDGDNTAGNIDPITAAKLAQAYDIKIYTIAIGKEGKVPFGTDFFGRPRYVENTLDETNLREIAKIGRGNFYRVSDKEALQQVFSEIDSLEKAEIKETRYKDTTDYYTIYLRWAMIFFLLWLLTKSTFITNALSD, encoded by the coding sequence ATGGAGAGCACGAATTCCTGGTTTTCTGTCAACTGGTTCACCTGGTCAAAACTCCAATCTTTTGATTGGGAGCAACCCTTATGGTTCTATCTGTTATTGGGCATTTTACTACTCCTGCTCATCAGGGCGGTAGTTATGACCCAGTTTCGTCAGCGCCTCCCCATAGCACTCACCAAAAAAGACATCAAAAGTGATCCGGTGAGCTATTTCAGGATTATCCCCCCTATTCTTTTCTTCATTACCATTAGCCTGCTGGTCACAGCACTGGCCAGACCACAGTCTACCAACGAGCAGGTGGAGCAATGGAGTGAAGGCATAGACATCATGATGACCATTGACATCTCTGAATCCATGCAAATTGAGGATTTCAGGCCCAACAGGCTGGAGGCCGCCAAAGAGGTAGCCAGAAATTTCGTAGCGGGCAGGTTTCAGGACCGAATTGGGCTGGTCGTATTTTCCGGAGATGCGTTCTCCAGATCTCCACTCACTTCCGACTATGACCTACTCAACTCTTACATTGATGACATCTCCTTTGATCTGATAGAAAACCGCGGAACTGCTATCGGCAGTGCCCTGGCAGTAGCCACCAACAGGCTCAGGGAGTCAGACAGTAAATCAAAGGTGCTGATACTGCTGAGTGATGGTGACAACACCGCTGGAAACATAGACCCCATCACTGCCGCAAAACTGGCTCAAGCTTACGACATCAAGATTTATACCATTGCCATTGGTAAAGAAGGCAAAGTTCCTTTTGGGACCGACTTCTTTGGGCGCCCCAGGTATGTCGAAAATACGCTGGATGAAACCAACCTGAGAGAGATTGCCAAAATAGGCAGGGGCAACTTCTACAGAGTCTCCGACAAAGAAGCTCTGCAGCAAGTGTTCTCAGAAATCGACTCACTGGAGAAGGCCGAAATCAAAGAAACCCGTTACAAGGACACCACGGATTATTATACGATCTATCTGCGCTGGGCTATGATATTCTTTTTGCTTTGGCTCCTGACAAAATCTACCTTTATTACCAACGCGCTAAGTGACTAA
- a CDS encoding DUF1573 domain-containing protein — translation MRVLASLFILCVGFGVVAQTTGAEEVQNGPRITFTESAHNFGDITQGDRVTHVFKYENTGNEPLILSDVRTTCGCTATNWDREPLAPGATAEITVNFNSRGKMGMQNKVVTILSNAINSTERVKITTNVLAPAPVDQ, via the coding sequence ATGAGAGTTTTAGCAAGTTTATTCATACTCTGCGTAGGATTCGGCGTAGTAGCACAAACCACAGGTGCAGAAGAAGTACAGAATGGTCCAAGGATCACTTTCACTGAGTCTGCGCATAATTTTGGTGACATCACGCAGGGTGACAGAGTAACGCATGTTTTCAAATACGAAAACACGGGTAACGAACCTTTAATTCTTTCAGACGTGCGCACCACATGTGGCTGTACTGCTACCAACTGGGACAGAGAGCCTCTGGCACCGGGAGCTACGGCAGAGATTACTGTGAATTTCAACAGCCGGGGTAAGATGGGGATGCAAAACAAGGTGGTAACGATTCTTTCAAACGCCATCAACAGCACGGAGCGCGTGAAGATCACCACCAATGTACTGGCTCCAGCCCCTGTAGATCAGTGA